One window of Uloborus diversus isolate 005 chromosome 3, Udiv.v.3.1, whole genome shotgun sequence genomic DNA carries:
- the LOC129219418 gene encoding SEC14-like protein 2 codes for MSLTSDLTLKEKEAFDELKKRIYSDVPDHLKNDVFLYLRFLRARDFNVNLAEDMLRNHLTWRKANHIDTILTDFIPDKNGKFDSDVLNSHQNGITESKSRIGVVTKYLPLTRIGFDKEGAPIRYFAFGNMDSKGILKSVKRNECVKGVIQCFEEDVAVMKEQTTKLGKPIEQWVYIFDFEGYSFAKATHKPTLETLIALFMAYEANYPERLKAAYIINASVYFSIAFAIIKPLLSGATLKKITIFGKDGWKEVLQRDVDLDVLPSFLGGKRTDPDGNPLCKTIVKHGTLVPEEYYITKGASRLSQQPGVKKLVVNRMSKVHVILNVTEPGSLIEWEFETESKDIGFGLFYKINEYNDSEKKELVPKQRIDTHLASETGMYQCEKPGTYVLVFDNSYSWIHQKELYCKAVVVTPKGERVTVLN; via the exons CTCAAAAAACGAATCTATTCTGACGTCCCAGACCACCTGAAAAATGACGTTTTCCTTTACCTGCGGTTCCTGCGAG ccCGAGATTTCAACGTAAATTTGGCGGAAGACATGCTCCGAAAC cATCTTACTTGGAGGAAAGCCAACCACATCGACACAATCTTGACCGATTTCATCCCAGATAAG AATGGAAAATTCGATTCTGACGTCTTGAACAGTCACCAAAATGGAATCACAGAAAGCAAATCAAGAATTGGG GTAGTGACCAAATATCTACCATTGACACGAATCGGTTTCGATAAAGAGGGTGCACCTATCCGCTACTTTGCATTTGGGAACATGGATTCCAAAG GAATTTTGAAATCTGTAAAACGAAACGAGTGCGTTAAAGGAGTTATCCAGTGTTTTGAAGAAGACGTCGCTGTGATGAAAGAACAAACTACGAAG cTAGGGAAGCCTATAGAACAATGGGTATATATATTTGATTTTGAAGGTTACAGTTTTGCAAAAGCAACGCACAAACCAA ctTTGGAAACTTTAATCGCATTGTTCATGGCCTATGAAGCGAACTACCCGGAAAGATTAAAAGCAGCATACATAATAAATG ctTCTGTCTACTTCAGTATCGCATTTGCAATCATCAAGCCCCTTCTCTCAGGAGCGACACTCAAGAAAATTACCATTTTCGGAAAAG ATGGTTGGAAAGAAGTCCTGCAGCGAGATGTTGATCTGGACGTTTTGCCTTCTTTTCTCGGGGGAAAGCGAACAGATCCTGATGGAAATCCTCTTTGCAAAACCATA GTGAAACATGGAACTTTGGTTCCTGAAGAATACTACATTACCAAAGGTGCAAGTCGACTGAGCCAGCAGCCCGGTGTCAAGAAGTTGGTAGTGAATCGCATGTCCAAGGTTCATGTGATTTTAAATGTGACGGAGCCCGGTTCACTCATCGAATGGGAATTTGAAACCGAAAGCAAAGACATTGGTTTTGGACTCTTTTATAAGATCAACGAATACAACGACAGTGAAAAGAAGGAACTCGTTCCCAAACAGAGGATAGACACCCACCTAGCATCAGAAACGGGGATGTACCAATGTGAAAAACCTGGCACGT ATGTTCTGGTGTTTGACAATTCTTACAGTTGGATCCACCAGAAAGAACTCTATTGTAAAGCAGTAGTTGTGACGCCGAAGGGAGAAAGAGTTACTGTATTAAACTGA